A stretch of Blautia liquoris DNA encodes these proteins:
- a CDS encoding ABC transporter permease has translation MSDIDKNTSVNQFEDAEALPVQKSRRKEFVQKFLKRKTAVISLFFIVLLLLAAVSGSFVAPYDADQADYNSILQGPSSAHIWGTDEFGRDIFSRLLVGTRLSLASALSATIVGTALGIILGLIAGYYGGWIDSLIMRICDILFSFPDILLAIAIVAILGPGITNVIIAVAVFTVPSFARIIRSATISVKESLYVEVARSIGCKNWRILWIHVFPGTIQSVIVNFTMRVGTAILAASSLSFLGFGANVTQPDWGAMLSQGRNYLNTAPHIVLFPGILIFLTVLAFNLLGDGLRDTLDPRMN, from the coding sequence ATGTCAGATATAGATAAGAACACTAGTGTGAACCAATTTGAGGACGCCGAGGCTCTTCCGGTGCAAAAGAGCAGACGAAAAGAGTTTGTTCAGAAGTTTTTGAAAAGAAAAACGGCTGTGATCTCTCTGTTTTTTATTGTACTGCTTCTTTTGGCGGCCGTATCTGGCTCGTTCGTGGCGCCATACGATGCTGATCAGGCAGATTACAATAGTATTCTTCAGGGTCCGTCGTCTGCACACATATGGGGAACCGATGAATTTGGAAGAGATATCTTCAGCCGTCTGCTGGTCGGAACAAGACTCTCTTTGGCATCTGCCCTGTCAGCGACAATCGTCGGGACAGCCCTTGGTATCATTCTTGGCCTGATTGCAGGATATTATGGCGGATGGATTGATTCACTGATCATGAGGATCTGCGATATACTTTTTTCGTTTCCGGATATTCTGCTTGCAATCGCTATCGTTGCAATTCTGGGGCCTGGTATTACGAATGTCATCATAGCGGTTGCTGTTTTTACGGTACCGTCATTTGCCCGAATTATAAGGAGTGCCACCATCTCTGTAAAGGAATCCCTGTATGTCGAGGTTGCGAGATCAATCGGATGTAAGAACTGGCGCATTCTGTGGATACATGTATTTCCCGGAACCATCCAGTCCGTGATTGTCAATTTTACGATGCGGGTGGGAACTGCAATACTTGCAGCATCTTCCCTGAGTTTCCTGGGCTTTGGAGCTAATGTGACACAGCCTGACTGGGGGGCTATGTTATCACAGGGCAGAAATTACCTGAATACTGCTCCACATATTGTATTGTTCCCCGGTATTTTGATTTTCCTCACAGTTCTGGCTTTTAACCTGTTAGGTGACGGACTTCGGGATACCCTGGATCCGAGAATGAATTAG
- a CDS encoding ABC transporter ATP-binding protein, producing MAERLLDVKNLRTEFIREKEWVTAVNDVSFYIDKGEILGLVGESGCGKSVTSLSVMRLLPPKTSKISGGEVLLNGDDILKTDKKGMRKIRGHEISMIFQEPMNSLNPCMRISKQIIEAILLHNDISKEEAHKRAFDVLKLVGIPDPEMTLASYPHQLSGGMCQRVMIAMAMSCEPDLLIADEPTTALDVTIQAQILELMENIKEKRNTGILMITHDLGVVAEMCSRVIVMYAGRIVEEAPVKELFASPKHPYTQGLIESVPILGSNVTSLPSIPGSVPDLAAMPEGCKFAPRCRYAMDVCREREPDLTPVWGAEHRRCRCVLHDTEEKEAKKA from the coding sequence ATGGCTGAAAGATTATTAGATGTAAAAAATCTCCGAACGGAGTTTATACGAGAGAAAGAATGGGTAACCGCTGTAAATGATGTATCCTTTTATATCGATAAGGGGGAGATACTGGGGCTGGTAGGAGAATCAGGATGTGGAAAGTCTGTGACTTCACTATCTGTGATGCGTCTCCTGCCGCCGAAAACCAGTAAGATATCGGGGGGAGAAGTTCTCTTAAATGGAGACGATATCCTCAAAACAGATAAAAAGGGGATGAGAAAGATCAGGGGACATGAGATCTCTATGATTTTCCAGGAACCCATGAATTCACTGAATCCGTGTATGCGGATATCCAAACAGATTATAGAAGCTATCTTGCTCCACAATGACATTTCGAAAGAGGAGGCTCATAAGCGTGCATTCGATGTTCTAAAGTTGGTTGGGATTCCGGATCCAGAGATGACGCTTGCCAGTTATCCGCATCAATTATCCGGCGGCATGTGCCAGCGTGTGATGATAGCTATGGCGATGTCGTGCGAACCGGATCTTCTGATCGCAGATGAGCCGACAACGGCACTGGATGTAACCATTCAGGCTCAGATACTGGAGCTGATGGAAAATATCAAGGAAAAAAGAAACACGGGAATTTTGATGATCACACATGATCTCGGCGTTGTTGCAGAGATGTGCAGCAGGGTGATTGTGATGTACGCCGGCAGAATTGTAGAGGAAGCACCCGTGAAGGAATTGTTTGCTTCCCCGAAACACCCATATACACAGGGGCTGATTGAATCAGTTCCGATTCTGGGGAGCAATGTGACCTCTCTGCCCTCTATTCCGGGAAGTGTTCCGGATCTGGCGGCGATGCCTGAGGGATGCAAGTTCGCCCCAAGGTGTAGATATGCTATGGATGTCTGCCGCGAGAGGGAACCAGATCTCACTCCCGTTTGGGGGGCAGAGCACAGACGGTGCAGATGTGTCCTGCACGATACAGAAGAAAAGGAGGCGAAAAAGGCATGA
- a CDS encoding M28 family metallopeptidase, with product MESAYDEISGKRQYEFMEKFQYSREAGTENEEKAGDEILQSLAEAGVTGTSEEFLFSAYEITQARLIVTQPYEKEYLVSGYQRCGSTPKGGVTAPFLYVENGDDISLSGAGGKIVMINGPVKKAVYEKLVDCKVAGFVTISGTPNDEGEDLKPDSFRLKDLARTPIQGVSVHYKDAVELVEKGAAQVKLILEQKKVRRSSRNIVVKIEGSDQPDEILTLSAHYDSVPQGPGAYDNLAGAAIIMELARYFAKNAPRRTIEFLWFGAEEVGLCGSQAYVKAHETELDKHRFNMNVDLAGQLIGGTVLGVTADSSVCEILSYMMHEAGMGVSIKNDIWGSDSNSFAWKGIPAMTLNRDGFGMHTRFDTIDLISPWSLRRSANVLLCIAKNLANIEIFPFARKVPEEMKEKLNMYFDEM from the coding sequence ATGGAATCGGCTTATGATGAAATTAGTGGAAAAAGACAATACGAGTTTATGGAAAAATTCCAATACAGTAGAGAAGCAGGAACCGAAAACGAAGAAAAGGCCGGTGACGAGATATTACAAAGTCTGGCTGAGGCAGGTGTTACGGGGACATCAGAAGAATTTCTGTTTTCGGCGTATGAGATTACACAGGCCAGGCTGATTGTCACACAGCCTTATGAGAAAGAATATCTGGTGAGTGGATATCAAAGATGTGGCAGCACTCCTAAAGGTGGTGTTACAGCACCGTTTTTATATGTTGAAAACGGGGATGATATTAGTCTTTCCGGCGCAGGGGGAAAGATTGTCATGATTAATGGGCCAGTGAAAAAAGCGGTTTATGAGAAACTTGTGGATTGCAAAGTCGCCGGCTTTGTTACAATATCAGGTACCCCGAATGACGAGGGAGAAGACTTAAAACCGGATAGTTTCCGTCTGAAAGATTTGGCCAGGACGCCGATACAAGGAGTGAGTGTACACTATAAAGATGCCGTGGAGCTGGTTGAGAAAGGTGCAGCTCAGGTAAAACTGATTCTGGAACAAAAAAAAGTAAGACGATCTTCCAGAAACATTGTCGTTAAAATTGAAGGCAGTGACCAACCGGATGAAATCCTGACTTTGAGTGCTCACTATGACTCGGTTCCACAGGGGCCAGGAGCATATGATAATCTTGCAGGGGCCGCAATTATTATGGAACTAGCAAGATACTTTGCGAAAAACGCACCGAGGCGTACGATTGAATTCCTCTGGTTTGGAGCCGAAGAAGTGGGACTCTGCGGCAGTCAGGCTTACGTAAAAGCACACGAGACAGAACTCGACAAACACAGATTTAACATGAATGTTGATCTTGCCGGACAACTGATTGGAGGAACAGTACTGGGTGTCACCGCGGATTCATCGGTATGCGAGATACTTTCTTATATGATGCATGAGGCGGGCATGGGTGTCTCAATTAAGAATGATATCTGGGGAAGCGATTCGAATAGTTTTGCATGGAAAGGGATTCCGGCCATGACGTTGAATCGTGATGGTTTCGGCATGCATACACGCTTTGATACCATAGATCTTATTTCTCCGTGGTCGCTTCGAAGAAGTGCCAATGTTCTGCTATGTATAGCAAAGAACCTTGCAAATATCGAGATCTTCCCATTTGCCAGAAAAGTTCCGGAAGAGATGAAAGAAAAACTGAACATGTACTTTGATGAAATGTAG
- a CDS encoding ABC transporter ATP-binding protein → MSEPLVSVKDVIKTFGGGKGFFSKKPVVHAINGVSFDIMPGETFALVGESGCGKSTTGRLIDHLLTPDSGEIWFNGKDITKLTENEMRPLRADVQMIFQDPYGSLNPRIRVSDLIAEPLLIHTDSSENERKKQVNELLKVVGLSPAHGERFPHEFSGGQRQRIGIARALTVHPKLIIADEPVSALDVSIQAQVLNLMSRLQKNYDLTYLFISHDLSVVEMIADRIAVMYLGTIVETASKKELFDHPRHPYTRALLSAVPIPDPTKKSDRIILKGDLPSTTNLPSGCLFRTRCKYCQERCIKERPKTREISTGHFIKCHYPVFDEGEKEEKDVSV, encoded by the coding sequence ATGAGTGAACCCCTTGTATCAGTAAAAGATGTAATAAAAACATTTGGAGGAGGAAAAGGGTTCTTCTCAAAGAAACCTGTGGTACATGCAATTAATGGTGTTTCATTCGACATAATGCCCGGGGAGACATTTGCACTGGTTGGCGAGTCCGGATGCGGAAAATCTACGACAGGAAGACTGATTGATCATCTTTTGACACCTGATTCAGGAGAAATCTGGTTCAATGGAAAAGATATCACGAAACTCACTGAGAATGAGATGCGTCCGCTGCGCGCAGATGTTCAGATGATATTCCAGGATCCGTATGGTTCTCTGAACCCGAGAATCCGGGTTTCGGATCTAATCGCAGAGCCCCTTCTGATTCATACTGACTCGTCAGAGAATGAACGGAAAAAACAGGTAAATGAGCTCCTGAAAGTAGTGGGGTTAAGTCCCGCTCATGGGGAACGCTTTCCTCATGAATTTTCAGGTGGTCAGAGACAACGTATCGGAATTGCCAGAGCGCTGACCGTTCATCCAAAGCTGATTATAGCGGATGAGCCGGTTTCGGCACTGGATGTTTCCATACAGGCTCAGGTGTTAAATCTGATGAGCAGACTTCAAAAGAATTACGATCTTACGTATCTGTTCATTTCCCACGATTTAAGTGTTGTGGAAATGATTGCTGACCGGATTGCCGTTATGTATCTGGGAACGATTGTCGAGACAGCTTCAAAAAAAGAGCTGTTCGATCATCCCAGACATCCATATACAAGGGCCCTTCTTTCTGCGGTTCCGATCCCGGATCCCACAAAAAAGTCAGACCGGATTATATTGAAGGGAGATCTGCCCAGTACGACAAATCTGCCCAGTGGATGCCTGTTCCGCACAAGATGCAAGTATTGTCAGGAAAGATGTATCAAAGAAAGACCAAAAACCCGTGAAATTTCCACAGGACATTTTATCAAATGTCACTACCCTGTCTTTGATGAAGGGGAAAAGGAGGAGAAGGATGTATCAGTTTGA
- a CDS encoding transglutaminase-like domain-containing protein, with translation MFLQQNRQRIEKEYIIRKEEIPRVFSKIDDKIAACTQEVALAVKYLYAFMPCSDIGNYPFEYFFDYACHGYRLYEEYSEVRSLPEDIFLNYVLFHRVNEEEIRPCRSLFYESLKDRIKDLDKKEALLEVNHWCAKEVTYQSTDARTLSALGVYQRGIGRCGEESTFMVNALRSVGIPSRQVYAPYWAHCDDNHAWVEMWCDGTWYFTGACEPQPILNQGWFLNASSRAMMIHSRKFDSAQDEINLIGKKQTVTVLNELDRYAVVKRITVEVRDEAHRPVSDAQVFFEVVNYAQFVPIAETRTDNEGKTQLFTGLGSLRIYVVSGEHEKRLGEAYIDVRREEHCTVVISDKKRSSGVEDSSKNIWVSHDLSAPRDMPVHTEVPSIERIRENDIRLTHAAKLRQEKINRFSNPDRETFLSADPKTKDQREKMLGCLTIKDQADCSRKVLEEHLQYALSYQESWEQNSEIFMSYVVNPRVENEVLTTWRKEISEKFSDTEKKCFQNDPEKIWEWIDENISSDPKREYDNLITVPAACMRLQTASTRSKKVLFVAIARTFGLAARLNPATDAMEYWREDRFVPVLKEDVCDCILTLCSDPDDSWIYHQNWSISREQDGIFYSLNLSDHEWKEGQLRLNLAVGTYQILTAARLPNGSVLTNKFEFDLDRNQKKQIPLKMRQANLADMLLDIDMPDFFVEDQDGEKISGSKISDGHKYIFFWLEGNREPTVHILNEILENQEEYEEYQERMIFIVRSKEVLENQNIFEVLHRFPKIQVCYDDFAKNIEMLGRRMYVDFEKLPLIFITDQRLHCVYAQSGYNVGTGDMLLRIMETVREI, from the coding sequence ATGTTTTTACAGCAAAACAGGCAGCGAATTGAAAAGGAATATATTATAAGAAAAGAGGAGATTCCGAGAGTATTTTCGAAGATAGATGATAAAATTGCTGCCTGTACGCAGGAAGTGGCACTGGCAGTAAAGTACCTTTATGCATTCATGCCCTGCAGCGATATCGGTAATTATCCGTTTGAATACTTTTTTGACTACGCATGTCACGGGTATCGGCTTTATGAAGAATATAGTGAAGTCCGCAGTCTGCCAGAGGACATTTTTCTGAATTATGTTCTGTTTCACAGGGTCAATGAGGAAGAGATACGTCCCTGCAGGAGTCTGTTCTATGAGAGTCTAAAAGACCGTATCAAGGATTTAGACAAAAAAGAGGCTTTGCTGGAAGTCAATCATTGGTGTGCCAAAGAGGTTACCTATCAGAGTACAGATGCAAGAACGCTGTCTGCTCTGGGCGTTTATCAAAGAGGAATTGGAAGGTGTGGCGAGGAATCAACCTTTATGGTCAATGCACTGAGAAGTGTCGGGATTCCTTCAAGACAGGTATATGCTCCGTACTGGGCACACTGTGATGATAATCATGCATGGGTGGAAATGTGGTGTGACGGAACGTGGTACTTTACCGGAGCCTGTGAACCACAGCCAATTTTAAATCAAGGATGGTTTTTGAATGCATCTTCACGGGCCATGATGATTCATTCCAGAAAGTTTGACTCTGCACAAGATGAGATAAACTTGATCGGAAAGAAACAGACAGTTACAGTGCTAAACGAACTGGACCGTTATGCAGTCGTAAAAAGGATTACCGTCGAAGTAAGAGATGAAGCTCACAGGCCGGTTTCGGATGCCCAGGTTTTCTTTGAGGTTGTCAATTATGCGCAATTTGTCCCGATTGCAGAGACAAGAACAGACAATGAGGGAAAGACACAACTTTTTACCGGACTGGGAAGTCTGCGCATCTATGTCGTATCCGGAGAACACGAGAAACGTCTGGGAGAGGCATACATTGATGTGCGAAGAGAAGAACACTGTACAGTGGTTATATCCGATAAAAAAAGAAGCTCAGGTGTTGAAGATAGTTCAAAGAATATATGGGTGTCCCATGATCTGTCCGCTCCGCGTGACATGCCAGTTCACACGGAGGTCCCAAGCATCGAGCGGATCAGAGAAAACGATATCCGCCTGACTCATGCTGCTAAGCTTCGCCAGGAAAAGATCAATCGGTTTTCGAATCCGGACAGGGAAACATTCCTGAGTGCAGATCCAAAAACGAAAGATCAAAGAGAGAAGATGCTTGGGTGTCTGACTATAAAAGATCAAGCTGACTGCAGCCGAAAGGTTCTCGAAGAGCATCTGCAGTATGCTCTATCTTATCAGGAAAGCTGGGAGCAAAACAGTGAGATATTCATGTCATATGTGGTGAATCCCAGAGTGGAGAACGAAGTACTGACCACCTGGCGAAAAGAGATTTCCGAGAAGTTTTCTGATACAGAGAAAAAATGTTTTCAAAATGATCCAGAAAAGATCTGGGAATGGATTGATGAGAATATCTCTTCAGATCCTAAGAGAGAGTATGACAATCTCATCACAGTTCCAGCGGCATGTATGCGGCTTCAGACAGCAAGTACCAGATCAAAAAAAGTACTTTTTGTCGCTATTGCACGTACTTTTGGGCTGGCGGCAAGATTAAATCCCGCCACAGATGCGATGGAATACTGGAGAGAGGACCGTTTTGTTCCGGTGTTGAAAGAGGATGTCTGTGACTGCATACTGACGCTTTGTTCCGATCCCGACGATTCCTGGATTTATCATCAGAATTGGAGCATTTCACGAGAACAAGATGGAATTTTTTATTCATTGAATCTTTCTGATCATGAGTGGAAAGAGGGACAACTTCGGTTGAATCTTGCAGTCGGGACATATCAGATCCTGACGGCAGCCCGCCTGCCAAATGGCTCTGTTCTGACGAATAAATTCGAGTTTGATCTCGATCGAAACCAGAAAAAACAAATTCCTCTTAAGATGAGGCAGGCGAATCTGGCAGATATGCTTCTCGATATTGATATGCCGGATTTCTTTGTAGAGGATCAGGACGGCGAAAAAATCAGCGGAAGCAAAATCAGCGATGGGCATAAATATATATTTTTCTGGCTGGAGGGGAATCGAGAGCCGACTGTGCATATCTTAAACGAAATCCTGGAGAATCAGGAAGAGTATGAAGAGTATCAGGAACGTATGATATTTATTGTGCGGTCGAAAGAAGTGTTGGAGAATCAGAATATCTTTGAAGTACTTCACAGGTTCCCGAAGATACAGGTTTGTTATGATGACTTTGCAAAGAATATAGAGATGTTAGGCAGACGTATGTATGTCGATTTCGAAAAACTTCCGCTGATTTTTATTACAGACCAAAGGCTCCATTGTGTCTATGCACAAAGCGGATATAATGTGGGAACCGGCGATATGCTGCTGCGAATCATGGAGACCGTAAGAGAAATATGA
- a CDS encoding copper homeostasis protein CutC, with translation MKHITLEACVDSVESAVAAYKGGADRLELCQNLLIGGTTPDPWLFDEVRKKTDIRIHVLIRPRFGDFCYTDFEFKLICDAVDAYRRMGADGIVIGVLKADGSLDMERMNILMEKRGDMSVTLHRAFDVCKDPFTTLDQVINLGIDTILTSGQENLCIDGKDLIRELVQASEGKVAIQAGSGVNAQVIEELYPYTGATCYHMSGKIVLESPMTYRKTNVNMGAPGISEYEIWRTDEGKIKEARQIINRLQKR, from the coding sequence ATGAAACATATCACATTAGAGGCCTGTGTAGATTCAGTAGAATCTGCAGTTGCGGCATATAAGGGCGGTGCAGACCGGCTGGAACTGTGCCAGAATCTTCTCATTGGGGGAACAACACCAGATCCCTGGCTTTTTGACGAGGTTCGAAAAAAGACGGATATACGTATTCATGTATTGATCCGGCCAAGATTTGGAGACTTTTGTTATACAGATTTTGAATTTAAACTGATCTGTGACGCTGTCGATGCCTATCGCAGAATGGGAGCCGATGGGATTGTCATCGGCGTCCTGAAAGCAGATGGATCGCTGGATATGGAACGGATGAACATACTTATGGAGAAACGTGGGGATATGTCTGTGACGCTTCACCGTGCCTTTGATGTATGTAAGGATCCATTTACCACACTGGATCAGGTTATAAATCTGGGGATTGATACGATTCTAACTTCCGGACAGGAAAATCTTTGTATCGATGGAAAAGATCTGATCCGGGAACTGGTTCAGGCATCAGAGGGAAAGGTTGCCATTCAGGCGGGTAGTGGAGTAAATGCACAGGTTATCGAGGAGTTATACCCATATACAGGTGCCACGTGTTACCATATGTCCGGAAAAATTGTACTTGAAAGCCCTATGACATACCGAAAAACGAACGTGAATATGGGAGCGCCCGGTATCAGTGAATATGAGATCTGGCGTACAGACGAAGGAAAGATAAAAGAAGCAAGACAGATAATCAACAGACTGCAGAAGAGGTGA
- a CDS encoding alpha-L-fucosidase — protein MYQFDLAKYEKRMEWYQDARFGMFIHWGLYAIPARGEWVRSTEEIPKEDYMPYFDEFNPTDYDPHKWAKAAKEAGMKYVVLTAKHHDGFCLFDSKYTEFKSTNTKCGRDLVAEFVEAVRAEGLKVGLYFSLLDWYHPDYPHYRDKNHPMRNNPAYGNENRNFDNYLQLMHNQVREICTNYGKLDVLWFDFSYDDMRGEKWHATKLMDMVRSLQPDVVIDNRLEVSGEGHGSLAEGNPKPYHGDFVSPEQMIPPNGICDVNGKDLIWEACVTMNNNWGYCANDHYFKPAGMLIKKLVECVSKGGNMLLNVGPDARGNIPEESMAILKTIGKWMKKNSESIYGCTKAGIEKPDYGRITRKGKKLYFHLFENTIGPIPLMGIRKEEVEKIRWLATGAEIPVSTSWVHSDYPDIVFANLGPDPVLPDDVDTVLEVTLI, from the coding sequence ATGTATCAGTTTGACTTGGCAAAATACGAGAAGCGTATGGAGTGGTATCAAGATGCCCGATTTGGGATGTTTATCCACTGGGGACTGTATGCGATTCCCGCCCGCGGAGAGTGGGTACGCAGCACAGAGGAGATACCAAAAGAGGATTACATGCCGTATTTTGATGAATTTAACCCGACCGACTACGACCCACATAAATGGGCAAAAGCTGCGAAAGAGGCCGGCATGAAGTATGTAGTTCTGACTGCAAAACATCATGATGGATTCTGTCTGTTTGACAGTAAGTATACAGAATTTAAATCCACGAATACAAAGTGCGGACGGGATCTGGTCGCAGAATTCGTGGAAGCCGTCCGGGCAGAGGGACTAAAAGTCGGATTATACTTCTCTCTTCTGGACTGGTATCACCCGGATTATCCGCATTACCGGGATAAAAACCACCCAATGAGGAACAATCCCGCATACGGAAATGAAAACAGAAACTTCGACAATTACCTTCAGCTGATGCATAACCAGGTCCGCGAGATTTGTACTAATTATGGGAAACTGGATGTCTTGTGGTTTGATTTCTCTTATGATGATATGAGAGGGGAAAAGTGGCATGCCACCAAACTGATGGATATGGTTCGATCCCTGCAGCCGGACGTCGTCATCGACAACCGTCTGGAAGTAAGCGGTGAAGGTCATGGCTCTCTGGCTGAGGGCAATCCGAAACCATATCACGGAGATTTCGTGAGTCCGGAACAGATGATTCCTCCGAACGGAATTTGTGATGTGAACGGGAAGGATCTGATCTGGGAAGCCTGTGTCACTATGAATAATAACTGGGGTTATTGTGCGAACGATCATTATTTCAAACCTGCCGGTATGTTGATCAAGAAGCTGGTAGAGTGTGTGTCAAAGGGTGGGAACATGCTATTGAATGTCGGACCGGATGCCAGAGGCAACATACCCGAAGAGTCAATGGCGATCTTAAAGACGATTGGAAAATGGATGAAAAAGAACAGTGAAAGTATCTACGGATGCACAAAAGCCGGGATTGAAAAGCCAGATTATGGAAGGATTACCAGGAAAGGAAAGAAGTTATACTTTCATCTTTTCGAGAATACGATAGGACCGATTCCGCTTATGGGAATCAGGAAAGAAGAAGTCGAGAAGATCCGTTGGCTGGCTACAGGAGCAGAGATTCCGGTCTCCACAAGCTGGGTTCACAGTGATTATCCGGATATTGTCTTCGCTAATTTGGGACCGGATCCGGTTCTGCCGGATGATGTAGATACCGTTCTTGAAGTTACATTAATATGA